Proteins encoded in a region of the Agromyces protaetiae genome:
- a CDS encoding TrkH family potassium uptake protein, whose protein sequence is MVIQTARRPGPADPRSWPGRIRDFVDGITKKSPSRFAILIFAGLILIFTLLFSLPIARAGEGSGTPLYDALFTAVSVICVTGLATVDMATHWSPFGNALVFIGVNIGGIGVLTLATTLGLVISRRLGLRAKLIAASDTNPSRVHGGPVSERQAVRLGEVGSLLATVAISALVIEVTVAIAMIPSMLSAGYDGLQSIWYSFYYSAMAFTNTGFSPNPGGLDPFEHDYWFQTLLMIGVFLGSLGFPVIFALARLWRQPRKWSVHVKLTLATTLILFVAGAIMFLLLEYNNPKTYGQLDAGSTIYQSFFMSMMTRSGGFATIDMHDLNGSSLLVSDMLMFIGGGSASTAGGIKVTTLAVLFLAAFAEARGAPGMEAFGRRIPADILRLAVSVVLWGATIVAVASIALLQITKQPFDYVLFDVISAFATCGLTTGLTADLPPEGVYVMAATMFMGRVGTVTLAAALAASQRRQLYKRPEERPIVG, encoded by the coding sequence ATGGTCATACAGACGGCGCGCCGTCCCGGCCCAGCCGATCCCCGCTCCTGGCCCGGACGGATCCGCGACTTCGTCGACGGCATCACGAAGAAGTCGCCCTCGCGGTTCGCGATCCTGATCTTCGCCGGGCTGATCCTCATCTTCACCCTGCTGTTCTCGCTGCCGATCGCGCGCGCCGGCGAAGGCTCGGGGACCCCGCTGTACGACGCGCTGTTCACCGCGGTCTCGGTGATCTGCGTGACGGGCCTCGCGACCGTCGACATGGCCACCCACTGGTCGCCGTTCGGCAATGCGCTCGTGTTCATCGGCGTGAACATCGGCGGTATCGGCGTGCTCACGCTCGCCACCACACTCGGCCTCGTGATCTCACGCCGCCTGGGCCTGCGCGCCAAGCTCATCGCCGCGAGCGACACGAACCCGTCGCGCGTGCACGGCGGACCCGTCTCGGAACGACAGGCGGTGCGGCTGGGTGAGGTCGGCAGCCTGCTCGCCACGGTCGCGATCAGCGCTCTGGTGATCGAGGTGACGGTCGCGATCGCGATGATCCCGAGTATGCTCTCCGCGGGATACGACGGCCTCCAGTCAATCTGGTACAGCTTCTACTACTCCGCGATGGCCTTCACGAACACCGGGTTCAGCCCGAACCCGGGCGGCCTCGACCCGTTCGAGCACGACTACTGGTTCCAGACGCTCCTCATGATCGGGGTCTTCCTCGGCAGTCTCGGCTTCCCCGTGATCTTCGCGCTCGCGCGTCTCTGGCGGCAGCCGCGCAAGTGGAGCGTGCACGTGAAGCTCACGCTCGCCACCACGCTCATCCTGTTCGTCGCGGGCGCGATCATGTTCCTGCTGCTCGAGTACAACAATCCGAAGACGTACGGGCAGCTCGATGCCGGCTCGACCATCTACCAGTCGTTCTTCATGTCCATGATGACGAGGTCGGGCGGGTTCGCGACGATCGACATGCACGACCTCAACGGCTCGAGCCTGCTCGTCTCGGACATGCTCATGTTCATCGGCGGCGGCTCGGCCTCGACCGCGGGCGGCATCAAGGTCACCACGCTCGCCGTGCTGTTCCTCGCGGCGTTCGCCGAGGCGCGCGGTGCGCCCGGCATGGAGGCGTTCGGCCGCCGCATTCCCGCCGACATCCTGCGCCTCGCCGTCAGCGTCGTGCTCTGGGGCGCGACCATCGTCGCGGTCGCGTCGATCGCGCTGCTGCAGATCACGAAGCAGCCGTTCGACTACGTGCTCTTCGACGTGATCTCGGCGTTCGCGACCTGCGGCTTGACGACCGGCCTCACGGCCGACCTGCCACCCGAAGGCGTCTACGTCATGGCGGCGACGATGTTCATGGGCCGGGTCGGCACCGTGACCCTCGCCGCCGCGCTCGCCGCGAGTCAGCGGCGCCAGCTGTACAAACGACCGGAAGAGAGGCCCATCGTTGGTTGA
- a CDS encoding ArsR/SmtB family transcription factor has protein sequence MADIFDVVADSTRRDILGVLLEREQSAPQSGGEISVSEIVTALGTSQPTVSKHLKVLREAGLVAVREEGQHRYYRLDRVPLEQLEDWLIPFLSDGAAADAAALASIEGEGRLSEDQRAFASAIGKAFAETAQKVSAVVGQKPRPR, from the coding sequence ATGGCGGACATCTTCGACGTGGTTGCGGACTCGACCCGACGCGACATCCTCGGAGTATTGCTCGAACGCGAGCAGTCCGCTCCGCAGTCCGGCGGCGAGATCAGTGTGTCCGAGATCGTCACCGCGCTCGGCACGAGCCAGCCGACGGTGTCGAAGCATCTCAAGGTGCTCCGGGAGGCTGGTCTCGTGGCCGTGCGGGAAGAGGGTCAGCACCGGTACTACCGGCTGGATCGCGTGCCCCTCGAGCAACTCGAGGATTGGCTCATCCCGTTCCTCTCCGACGGGGCCGCCGCCGACGCGGCCGCGCTCGCCTCGATCGAGGGCGAGGGTCGCTTGAGCGAGGATCAGCGCGCGTTCGCGTCGGCCATAGGGAAGGCGTTCGCCGAGACGGCGCAGAAGGTCAGCGCGGTCGTGGGGCAGAAGCCCAGACCCCGCTGA
- a CDS encoding GNAT family N-acetyltransferase, with translation MAPPRLVIRTTREADWREVRALRLEMLRDTPLAFLETLEHAETVEEAVWRQRARRGETAGQTSVVAIEDGRWVGHMGGYIPDAATGPMLVGVYVAPDRRGDAAGVTRALLDEVERWAAGHGSTLRLEVHEDNPRARRFYEKLGFVLTGRTSTYPLDPGGLELEMIKRLDDAPRR, from the coding sequence ATGGCTCCGCCGAGGCTCGTGATCCGCACCACGCGTGAGGCGGATTGGCGCGAGGTCCGGGCACTCCGCCTCGAGATGCTGCGCGACACCCCGCTCGCCTTCCTCGAGACGCTCGAGCACGCCGAGACCGTCGAGGAGGCGGTCTGGCGCCAGCGGGCTCGCCGCGGCGAGACCGCCGGGCAGACCTCGGTGGTCGCCATCGAGGACGGGCGCTGGGTCGGCCACATGGGCGGATACATTCCGGATGCCGCAACCGGGCCCATGCTCGTCGGCGTCTACGTCGCGCCCGACCGGCGCGGAGATGCCGCCGGCGTCACACGTGCACTGCTCGACGAGGTCGAACGCTGGGCGGCGGGCCACGGGAGCACGCTCCGCCTCGAGGTGCACGAGGACAATCCGCGGGCGCGCCGCTTCTACGAGAAGCTGGGGTTCGTGCTGACCGGCCGGACCAGCACCTACCCGCTCGATCCGGGCGGTCTCGAGCTCGAGATGATCAAGCGCCTCGACGACGCACCACGGCGCTGA